A portion of the Candidatus Pristimantibacillus lignocellulolyticus genome contains these proteins:
- the mraY gene encoding phospho-N-acetylmuramoyl-pentapeptide-transferase: MDMMVILLSLGVSFILAVLFGPLFIPLLKRLKFGQQIRTDGPQSHLKKSGTPTMGGVIIMLALLISFVKFAEISSEFWVLLTASLGFGIVGFLDDYIKIVFKRSLGLTAKQKLAGQLLFSIIVCAQLYNMGHSTELLIPGTQIGFDLGWFYYPFVIIILFGASNAVNFTDGIDGLLAGTSAIAFGAFTIVALLADSYDAAIFSSAMVGAVLGFLVYNAHPAKVFMGDMGSLGIGGGIAAVAIITKTELLLVIIGGVFVLEMLSVIIQVTSFKIRKKRVFRMSPIHHHFELSGWSEWKVDAVFWTVGLVLAIIGLLLVL; encoded by the coding sequence ATGGACATGATGGTCATTCTATTATCTTTAGGTGTTTCATTCATACTAGCAGTTTTATTCGGACCATTGTTCATACCGTTACTGAAACGATTAAAATTCGGACAGCAAATACGGACAGACGGTCCACAGTCACATTTGAAAAAGAGTGGTACTCCAACCATGGGTGGAGTTATTATCATGCTTGCACTGTTAATTTCATTCGTAAAGTTTGCTGAGATTTCTAGTGAATTTTGGGTGCTGTTAACGGCGTCGCTTGGTTTTGGTATCGTAGGATTTCTTGATGACTATATTAAAATTGTATTTAAGCGTTCACTTGGTCTAACGGCAAAGCAAAAGCTCGCGGGACAACTGTTATTCTCGATTATCGTTTGTGCACAACTTTACAATATGGGTCATAGTACAGAACTTCTTATACCTGGAACACAAATTGGGTTTGATCTTGGATGGTTCTATTATCCTTTTGTCATCATTATTTTGTTTGGAGCAAGCAACGCTGTTAACTTTACAGATGGTATTGATGGTCTATTGGCTGGAACTAGCGCAATAGCATTTGGTGCATTCACTATCGTTGCACTGTTAGCCGATTCATATGATGCTGCAATCTTCTCGTCTGCAATGGTTGGAGCTGTATTAGGTTTTCTTGTATACAATGCACATCCTGCTAAAGTTTTCATGGGTGACATGGGATCTCTCGGTATCGGTGGTGGTATTGCGGCAGTAGCCATTATAACGAAAACAGAATTGCTTTTAGTTATCATTGGTGGAGTATTCGTCTTGGAAATGTTATCTGTTATAATTCAAGTAACATCCTTCAAAATTCGAAAAAAACGCGTATTCCGTATGAGTCCAATTCATCATCATTTTGAGCTTTCTGGTTGGTCTGAATGGAAAGTGGATGCTGTATTCTGGACGGTCGGGTTAGTGCTCGCTATTATAGGTTTATTGCTTGTTCTATAA